The following are encoded in a window of Cygnus olor isolate bCygOlo1 chromosome 21, bCygOlo1.pri.v2, whole genome shotgun sequence genomic DNA:
- the MASP2 gene encoding mannan-binding lectin serine protease 2 isoform X5 translates to MQIHQKRFLPQGSEQSRLGQESNRMRLLLLLAVLYGGVTSSIVLQKMYGRITSPDFPNTYPNHKERIWNITVPKGYSIRIYFTHFNLELSYLCEYDYVKLSSGGKTLATLCGKDSTDTEEAPGNKTYLSTDNTLTVMFRSDYSNEKPFTGFEAFYAAEDVDECKELFDGEPLCNHHCHNYVGGYYCSCRIGYTLHENKRTCTA, encoded by the exons ATGCAAATACATCAGAAGAGGTTCCTGCCCCAGGGCTCGGAGCAGAGCAGGCTCGGGCAGGAGAGCAACAGGATGAG GCTGCTTCTCTTGCTAGCTGTGCTTTATGGTGGAGTAACCAGCAGCATCGTGCTGCAGAAAATGTACGGGAGGATCACATCTCCTGACTTTCCAAATACCTACCCCAATCACAAGGAGAGAATCTGGAATATTACTGTCCCCAAGGGATATTCCATCCGCATCTACTTCACCCACTTCAACCTGGAGCTGTCCTACCTGTGTGAATACGATTATGTGAAG CTGAGCTCTGGTGGGAAGACCTTGGCTACACTATGTGGAAAGGACAGCACAGACACCGAGGAGGCTCCGGGCAACAAGACATACCTCTCCACTGACAACACCCTCACGGTGATGTTTCGGTCCGACTACTCCAATGAGAAGCCATTCACAGGCTTTGAGGCCTTCTATGCTGCTGAAG ATGTCGATGAGTGCAAAGAGCTGTTTGATGGTGAACCCCTCTGCAATCATCACTGTCACAACTATGTGGGGGGCTACTATTGCAGCTGTCGGATCGGCTACACGCTGCATGAAAACAAGAGGACGTGCACAG CGTGA